GATAACACATACTCTGATGCTGTAAATAAACAAAGTGTTCAAAAAGTCATTGAATTTTATACTCCGTCTAAATTGCAGTTCAGAGCAGAAAACATTCTTTTAATTCAACAAGTTTTACCTTGGGAATCGAGCATCTGGAATCAAACATTTAATGAACATAATATGACTTATACTGTCGTTGACTCAACTAAACTTGCCACCGTAGATTTTAGTCAATTTGATCGTATAGTGTTAGCTTCAGACCAACCACAAAGCGTCTATTATGTTTTGCGAACTCGTATGGCCGAAATAGATGAATGGGTCGCAAATGGAGGTGTTCTCTACTTTGGCGGTGCGTGTATGGGATGGCAACAGGGAGATTGGGCAATAGGTCCGAATAACATAAGAAAAACCCAAGCTTATCATTATACAAATTTCGTAGTGAACACTGATTCACCGATTACAAAAGGTTTACCTGAATCACTATATTATTACTACGCTTCTTTTAGTATACTTGATAACTTACCGTCAAATGCAACCGTCCTTATGGCCATAAGAAAAAACGGTACTTTGCCGACGACAGCGTACTTTGAGTCAGGAAACGGCTTTGTGTATGTTACAACAGCGACTATTGAACTGCCAGCACTTAACTCAGAATCTTATTGGCGTGTATTGTGGGATAACACATTCTCCCACTTGTTCCTTGGATCAAAATAGTATAAAAAACTTTTTCTTTCTTTACTCAAATTGTTATAAGGGTATTACACACAACTTATATATATTTTTGTTGCTTACCTATCTTAAAGCCATACAAAACCATAAATGCTGGCGTTTGGAAGGCCCCAGGCTTTTTGCTTGGGGGTCTTTTTTATGCCTGAAAATGCTTTGGACCACCTATTTTTGGGCAGTGTCTTCACCAAGTGATGCCGAGAAAATTTTAAAAATCAATTGACTTTTCAGAATAATCCGTATTATATTAAGGTTGCCGAAATTATTCGTAATAGTAAAATACAGTTTTATATTATAAAACGGAAGGGTGATATGGTATGCCCATCATTCAATCAGTAGAACGAGCCCTTCGTATCCTCGACCTATTTGACGAACATACAACTGAGCTAAAGATAACAGATATCAGCGAGCTTATGGGCCTGCATAAAAGTACGATTCATTCTTTACTTAAAACTCTTCAGGAATATGGATACATTAAGCAAAATTCGGAAAACGGAAAATACGGATTAGGAATGAAGCTTTTTGAAAGAGGAAATTATGTTATTCAGTCATTAGATATCAGGCATATAGCAAAGAAGTATTTAGTAGACCTTTCATTAAAAACAGGGCAGACCGCCCATCTTGTTATTTTAGATGGAAAAGAAGGGGTATACGTAGATAAAGTGGAAGGCCCCATGGCTGTTATCCTTTATTCCCGGATAGGAAGACGAATCCCTCTCCATTGCTCTGCTGTTGGAAAGGCCTTAATCGCTTTTAAGAAGGAAGAAGAAATACAAAAGGTTTTAAACGGATATGATTACTTTAAAAAAACAGAAAACACCATCACAAACAAAGCAGATTTCATGCTTGAACTTGAAAAAGTTCGTACTCGGGGATACGCAATAGATAATCAAGAAAATGAGCCAGGGGTTCGCTGTATTGCAGTACCCGTTCGAAATAATGAAAATGAGACCATTGCTGCTATTAGTCTTTCTACTCTTGTTGCCCGCGTTGATGAAACTCAGTTAGAGGAGTTTGCTGCTCAACTAAAGGCAGTCGGCTCCGAATTATCAGAACAAATGGGATTTGGGATACTATTAAGATAAATCGGATCCCTTCTTTCATGTTTATATATTAAAACTGAGTTTTATAATATAAAACATTTATCAGGAGGTATGGTATGCGTATCATTCGTTATGTAAATGAAAATTCTGTTGCGATTCTGGCTGCATTAACAAAAGAGGGAAAGGTTTATCCACTGCCTCAAGCGGATTTTATGAAACTGGTCCAACAAGCAAATGACCAAAATCTTTCTCTTCTGGCCTTTGTTGAAAGCGCTGTCTTGGGTGTGGATCCAATTTCTCATTCTGTTGAAAGTTTATCTTTGCTGGTTCCTATTGAAGCGCCAGAGGTTTGGGCTTCCGGTGTCACCTATGAAAGGAGCAGAGATGCCAGAAACTTTGAGTCTTCAGAAGGAGAAATTGAATCAGTTACGTTCTATGACAAGGTTTATGATGCAGAACGCCCGGAGATTTTCATGAAGTCTACAGCAGCTAGAACAGTGGGTCCAAATGATGAAGTATGCCTTCGCAGTGACTCTCATTGGCAAATCCCAGAGCCAGAGTTAGGGCTTGTCATAAATAGCAAAGGAGAGATTTTAGGATACACGATAGGAAATGACATGAGCTGCCGGGATATTGAAGGGGAAAACCCGCTTTATCTTCCTCAGGCGAAAGTTTGGAAACATTCCTGTTCCATTGGACCGGCCGTCCTTCTGGCAGAAACGGTTCAAGATCCTTATCAATTTGAGATCACATGCAGAATTTATCGAGGCGGCTTAAAAGTTGTAGAAGAAAAAGCGAGTACGCGCCAATTAAAACGAACGTTTGATGAACTAGTTTCCTATCTGCTTAAAGATAATCAGATTTTTGATGGCACTGTTTTATTGACTGGTACATGTATTATACCGCCCAATGAATTCACCTTAGCAGATGGGGACAGAATCGAGATCGAAATCTCTGATATCGGTGTTTTACAGAATCCTGTCCGCTTGGCGAATCCAGCCATACCAACTTCATAAACAGATATTTATAAGAAAAATGTAAAGCGGGAGAGGTTATTTATGAATACAGATTTTAGGACTGTAATGATGAAACCGCATGATAACGTAGCTGTTGCTTTAATGAGTTTACCAGCAGGGAGCCATGTCCAAGTGGCATGCCAAGATGAACGCTTTTTCATTGAAATGAAAGGTACGATTGAATTCGGGCATAAGTTTGCCGTCAAACCAATTTCCAAGGGTGAAGATATTCTTAAATACGGGGAAGTCATTGGGGCAGCCACAAAAGATATTGAACCGGGAGAACATGTTCATATTCACAATCTAGAGGGAAAACGCGGGCGGGGGGATAAAGTTGGAGTGGAATAATGAAAAGACATTTTGGGGATATAGGCGTTCCGATGGCAGAGTTGGAGTGAGAAACCATGTGCTGATTTTGCCAACGATTACTTGTGCAACGCAAGCCGCAAAACAGATTACGGAATTGGTGCATGGCACTGTCTCTTTTATTCATCAGCATGGGTGTGCCCAGGTGGGAGTAGATTACGACCAAACCTTCCGTACATATGTAGGAATGGGGACAAATCCGAATGTTTATGGAGTTGTTGTTTTAGGGCTTGGTTGTGAAACCCACCAAGCACGCAGTGTAGCTGGAGAACTGGCAAAGACAGGAAAGCCGGTTGAAGTGGTTTCGATTCAAGATCACGGAGGAACGCTCGGTGCAATCGCCGAAGGATCTAAAATTGCCGCAAAAATGGTTCAGGATGCTTCTGCTCAAATGCGAGAATTATGCGATTTTAGCGAGCTCGTGATTGGAACAGAATGCGGGGGTTCGGACGCATGTTCCGGATTATCCGCAAATCCTGCAGTTGGAGTGGTTAGTGACATGCTGGTTGATCATGGAGGTACTGCTATTTTAGCAGAAACAACAGAGCTTATTGGTGCTGAGCATCTATTGGCTCAACGTGCGGCCGATGATAGAACTGCCAAACGTGTATATGAAGTAATTGGGGCTATGGAAAACCGGGCAATCAAGATGGGCGTTGATATTCGAACGGGAAATCCAAGCCCTGGAAATATCAAGGGAGGCTTAAGTTCTCTGGAAGAAAAGTCGTTAGGCGCTTCGAATAAGTCAGGCAGCAGGCCTTTGCAGGAAGTGATTGATTATGCCCAAGCTCCATCGAAAAAGGGTCTGGTTTGGATGGATACACCTGGACATGACATTGAGCAGTTGACGGGCATGGTTGCAGGAGGAGCTCAAATTGTCCTGTTTACCACAGGAAGAGGTACTCCAACCGGATCTCCCATTGCCCCTGTTATTAAGATTGCGACAAATACAAGAATGTTTGAAGAAATGGGAGATAACATGGATTTGAACGCTGGAACGATCATCGAAGGAAAAGAGTCGATCGAATCGGTTGGTCGGCACATTTTAGATGAAATCGAGCTTGTTGCTTCCGGGAAGTTTACGAAAGCAGAAATTCTCAAGCAGCATGATTTCGGTATTTGGCGAATTGGGCCTACATTTTAAAGATAAGGAAAGGAGTTTGATTATGACAACTACAACGCAAGTGAAAACCTATCTTAATTATATTAATGGGACATGGGTCGCATCTCTTTCAGACAATGTAGTGACAAGCATTAATCCTGCCAATAGAAACGAAATCGTAGGAAGAATCCAATCCTCAACTGAAGAGGATGTTGATAAAGCAGTATTCGCGGCAAAACAGGCGCAAAAAGCGTGGCAAAAGCTTTCTGGAGCCGAACGCGGCAATTACCTTTACAAAATTGCCGACCAACTTGAACGCCGTCTGGACGAAATTGCCGAATCGATGACACGGGAAATGGGGAAAACATTTCCAGAAGCTAAAGGTGAGACGATGCGCGGGATCGCGATTTTGCGCTACTATGCCGGTGAGGGAATGCGCAAAGTAGGAGACGTCATTCCGTCTACTGACAGTGAAGCCTTAATGTTTACGACACGCGTTCCGCTTGGAGTTGTCGGCGTTATTTCTCCGTGGAACTTTCCAGTAGCCATTCCAATTTGGAAAATGGCACCGGCGCTCATATACGGCAATACAGTCGTGATAAAACCGGCAATGGAGGCAACTGTTACAGCAGCTAAGGTTGTTGAGTGCATGGATAAGGCAGGCATTCCGGCTGGCGTCGTGAATATGGTGACTGGCGCAGGTTCTGTTGTAGGGGCGGCAATTGCCAACCATACAAATGTCAACGGTATTACGTTTACAGGTTCAAACGTAACCGGGAAACAGATTGGTCATGCTGCCCTAGCTAGAGGAGCGAAATATCAATTGGAGATGGGCGGGAAAAATCCAGTGATCATTGCAGCAGATAGCGACCTGGATTTGGCGGTAGAAGGAACGATAAGCGGCGGACTCCGGTCGACAGGGCAAAAATGCACGGCCACGAGCCGGGTATTTGTTCAGGCTGAGGTATATGATGCGTTTAAAGACAAATTACTTGAAAAAGTAAAAGAGATTACCATAGGAAACGGAATGGAGGAAGGCACGTGGATGGGCCCGTGTGCCAGTGAAAGTCAGATGAACACCGTTCTTTCCTATATAGAAAAAGGAAAAGCTGAAGGTGCAACATTGATATTCGGCGGTGGATATTGTGATGAAAAAGGCACCGAAGATGGTTTTTACGTTTCTCCGACAATATTTGAGAACGTCACAAACGATATGGTTATTGCTCAGGAAGAAATTTTTGGCCCAGTCCTTGCACTCATAAAAGTTAAAACAATTGAAGAAGCACTTACGCTTGCCAATGATGTAGAATTTGGGCTTAGTGCCTCCATTTATACAAAAGACATTGGTACAATGCTTTCGTTTATTAACGAAACGGATGCCGGACTTGTTCGAATAAATGCTGAAACAGCAGGTGTAGAATTGCAGGCACCGTTCGGAGGAATGAAACAATCCAGTTCTCACTCCCGAGAACAGGGACAAGCGGCAATCGAATTCTTTACCTCTATCAAAACTGTTTTTGTAAAAGCATAAACGGATTGGCTATATAAATCGTTCCCTAAAAGTTAGAAGGATTTTAGGGAACGGTTTTCATTTACGGGAGTCCAGTCACCACAATGTCTATTTAAGAGAATCTCAAAACCTCGTCTCCACGGACTCTCACTTGATTTTTGGTAAGCGCTTACAAAATTTACTGGAAGAATACCGCTTAGGGGAGGTTTAATAATGGGAAAACGAACGGGAAAAAGGACAAGAGTTCGCTGGAACATAGCTATTCTCATGTGGGCTGCTATTGCAATTAATTATTTGGATCGAACCGTTTTGTCAGCGACAACACCTGCTTTAATGGAGGAGTTTGGACTAGATGCAGCGCAAATGGGCATTATCATGTCAGCTTTCTTTTGGAGTTACGCGTTATTTCAGATTCCTGCAGGCTGGTTAGCCGACAAAGTTGGGCAGAGATTCTCGCTTGCTTTTTGTGTTGCCTGGTGGTCAATTGCCACTGCATTGACAGCTCTCAGCCAAGGTTTGAAATCTCTCCTAATCTTTCGTGTGCTGTTAGGAATAGGAGAGGCTGGCGCATACCCAAGTAACGCAGGTGTAACAGCGAAATGGTTTCCTGATAAAGAAAGGACCAGGGTTTCTGCAATTTTTGATAGTGGATCCAAAGTGGGGACAGCTTTAGCGATGCCGCTTGTTGTTTGGTTAATGACGATGTTTGGATGGAAAGTTCCGTTTATCGTTTCCGGCCTATTAGGATTGATCTGGGTAGTTATCTGGTGGGCCTATTACCGTGACCCGGAAAAGCATATGTATGTCAATCAAGATGAACTAACCTATATTCGGGACGGGCAGGTCAAAAAAGAAGGGCTTAATCAAACAAAGTCGATGAAATGGTACGAGCTACTAAAATACCGTAATATTCAAGCCATGTGTGTCGGCTTTTTCATGTTAAACTATGCGATTTACTTTTTTATTACATGGTTTCCGGCCTACCTCGTTCAAGAACGCGGCTTTGAATTGATGAAAATGGGCTGGGTCTCGATGATTCCCCCTTTAGTTGGATTAGTGGCTGAACTCATCGCGGGCTGGTTTTCCGACCACCTTTACTCAAAAGGCTATTCGTTAACCTTTGTACGTAAGTTGAGCCTTGTTGGAGGTATGTTGCTGGCAACGATGATTGCTTTTCCGGATTGGTTGATTCCGCAGTGCTTTCCATTGCTTTATTGTCTGTTTCTTATGCCGGTTTAACGACAGCTGCCTGTGCGATTTGGTCACTGCCGGGAGACGTCGCGCCGCCTAATATGACTTCAATAGCAGGAGGCCTTCAAAATTGCGTTTCGAACATAGGAGGGATTTTAGGGCCGATCGTGACCGGCTTCATCATCACTTCGACTCATTCGTTTATCCCGGCTCTTTTAGTATCTGGAGCTGTTACTTTGGCGGGTGCATTAACTTATCTTTTCTGGCTTGGAAAGGTAGAACCGATTATTCCTGGGGTGGACTCACCAAGCAGCCAGTTGAGTTTATAAAAAATGATTAATTATTCGGTCCGTATATGCAGAAATGTTCGAATTGCAATAATCAAGACGCTCTCACACCTTTTGGGTTGAGGGCTTTTTTATACTCGAAAACGCTTTCGACCGCCAATCACAGCCATCAGTCCCTTATCTATTTGTATTCCGGTCAAAATGGTCCAGTAGCAGGAATTCTGATAAAATGGAGACGTGGTACGAGGAATTACTTTTTTCTCGGGAGAGGTTTCATTCGTCCCTCAGTATAATGACCGTAATTTTCTACAAGCTTTTCAAAATGGAAATAGTCCTAAGAAAGCATCTGTCCGTGAGGAAAATGAGATTGATGCAATTACCGGTTAGTCGCTTCGTTTGTAATTATCATTAATCATATGTTCATTTTTTGCAATGATGAAGTGAACAAATTAATAATAAACCAAATTGCAAAAAGGAGTTCAAAATATATTCCGGCAGAGCACCTTCCAGAGCTTACAATGAGTGATTGGAAACAGGATTATCTATATTGATTACAAAGTCTTGGAATAGGTCTTATGATTACTCCGAAGCGTTAGCTGCACAATGTTTCCTTATATTCGCAGAAATAACAATCGGCAGGTTTATTACAGGATTGTTTATTTTCATAAGAACGATAGTAAAGCATGACAAATACTGTGACGGCGGTCTTTTAAAATCATTGTTTGGCAAACCTGCTGAAGGTGTTTGCACAAATCAACTTTCAATTCCGATTAGGAAGCTACAGAAAACGGAATGAATAATAAGTAAAGGTGGCAATGATTATGAGTGATAGCATCATACTGATAGACGAGTTCAATAATACCGAAATTGATAAAAATTTAGAATGGTATTCCCCGCCTAAAGAGTGGGAGCTTAATCCTGAACGCTCGAATTTAATGATTAAAACTGACAAGCAAACGGATTTTTGGCAAAAAACACATTATGGTTTTCAAGCTGATAATGGACATTTTTTGTACTATGAACTGCACGGAGACTTTAGATTAACTACTAAAGTAAAATCAAAACCAAAAAATAGATACGACCAAGCAGGTTTAATGGTACGATTTTCAAATAATACTTGGTTAAAGACTTCTGTTGAATATATACCTGACGGCCATAGTAAATTAGGTGTTGTCGTAACAAATCAAGGTTATTCTGATTGGTCTAGCCAGGAATTTTCAGAAGACGATACTTCACTTTTTTATCGAATTACAAGAAGAGAAAACAATTACTATGTTGATTATTCATTAGATGGTACTTCGTGGAGTCAAATAAGAATGACTCATCTAGTTGAAGAGACAGATAATATTAAAGTTGGCATCTATGCTTGTAGTCCGCAAGGAGAAGGCTGCGAAGCAGAGTTCGACTTTATAAAGATTGAAAATATAAATAATGATACAAAAGTTTATTAATGACTTATAGGTGCTTGACGTGTACTCACTCACTTTTGAAGGCTCACGGTGAAAAAAAGGAAGAAGCCCGGACCAAAGTCCGAGCTCTGTATCTAAAGTTTTCCCTTTTGTTTGATTAATGTTGTTAGTCTTCCAGTTTTCTATTTCTTATCCTTACCCGCTGATTTTCCCTTTTTAGCAGTAATCACTTGCTCTTCATCCGTTGAGACCTGCGCCGTTTTCACATATAACATATCTGTTTTAGCATCGTAGTACCAAACGTCGTTCCCTGTTTTAACCGCTTCTTTGGAAGCAGCTAGCTTTAGTTTTTTCTTGTTTCGTTTAACGGAGTCTACTCCTTTGTTCCCGGCGTTGGCTTTTATTTCGGCGGTCCATGTTCTTTTTTGAATACGGCCGTCAAAGCTTCCTTTCATCCCTGCAATTTGAAGTGAAGTAGTATCATCAGTAGATGCTGCGGTAATCTTTGTATCAGCCGATTGTCCGTTTTCATATTTATAGGTTTGGCCGTCGTCTTCATATAAGGTAAAGCTGGAAGCTGTACCATTTTGTTTTGGGTAGGCTTTCAGCGTTATTTCTGTTGAAGGTTTTTCGTTTGTATAATTTTGGACCTCACGCTGCGGAATTATCGCCCCTTCCTTCACAAATACAGGAATTGTAGACAAATCAGCCTCGTACTCAATGGTTTGTCCTCCAGCAAACGTTTTTTGGGTGCTCCAGTCATACCATGTACCTTTTGGAAGATAAATACTTCTCTTCGATATTCCTTCCAATGAAATCGGTGCCACTAGCATATTTGGACCAAACATCCATTGATCTTCTATTTCATATACGTTTGGATCCGTTGTGTAATCCATGACAAGTGGCCTCATTAAAGATCCATTTCCTTCAGTTATTTGCTTAGCTGCTGAATAAATGTAAGGCAGCAGTTTGTAACGCTGGTTGATAGCTTGTTTTACGATGCCTTCTGCTTCAGAACCATACGCCCATGGCTCTCTTGTATTTGTTGGATCACCACATTCGCAATTATGCGCACGGAAGATTGGCATAAATGAGCCCGCTTGCATCCAACGTGTATAAAGTTCTGCAGTCGGTTTGCCGTAAAATCCACCAATATCCGTTGTGAAATAAGGCATCCCTGACATAGAAGAGCTTAATCCCAATTGCATATTGTGCCTTAATGATTCCCAGCTTGCATCTACATCTCCGCTCCATACAGTCGTTCCGTATTCTTGAATTCCAGAAAATCCGGAACGAGACAAGCTCCATAAACGGTTATCACTGTAGCTTCTATGACCTTGATAGAACGACTTCGCTTCGTTTAGAGCATACACATTTCTTATTTCTGCAGCGCTTCCTTTTGTGAATTTGTGCCTTAACGAGTCCGTTCCAATCTCTGGTTCATTCAAATCAATCCAATATCCTTTCACACCGGAATCATGAAGGGCTTTAACCTGTGAATTGAACCAATCAACTGCATTTGGATTGGTGAAGTCTACTAAACCTGCTTTCCCATACCATGCATCATAAATCACTGTATTTCCTGAAGCATCCTTAACAAAATATCCATTCTTATCGCCTTCGTTAAAGTTGCTCGCTGTTACTTGAATGTACGGATCGACAATCGGTACCGTTTTGATTCCTTTCTTCGCTAACGCTTCCATGCTTTCTTTTGGATTAGCAAACGCTTCAGACCAAGTCATGTCAAAGTAGTGATTATCTTTGGCCCAATAAACATCGAGAATCATGCCATCTAAAGGAATTTGTTTTTGCCGGAATGTGTCAACAATCTTATTGACTTCTTGCCAGCTCTTATATCCATACTTTGATTGGATATAACCCATCGCCCATTGTGGCGGCAATGGAGCGGTACCCGTTAGATCCGCATAACTTTTCATGATATCAGTTAAAGTATTTTCCTTTTCACCCGCCATAAAGTAGTAAATCATTTCGCCGTTTGGTGAACTGAAAGAATACTTCCCGCTGTCAGTCGCACCCATATCGAACGTGACATTTTCGTAGGTGTTATCAAAATAAAGACCATAACCCTTCGTACTTGTTAAGAACGTACCAGAAATATCTGAAGTATTTCCGCCATATCCGCCCTTCATTCCGTTGTTCATCACGACCTTATGGCCTCTGCGGTCAAAGGATTGAGAGTCGCGATCCATACCCAGTCCAAAGAAATGCTCTTTTGGATCAAGATTCATGGCAGAATAAACGCCGGTATCTCCGTCATAACCTAAACCGTTTCCGTCGCTATGCTCCGTTAACATTTTCG
This window of the Bacillus gobiensis genome carries:
- a CDS encoding IclR family transcriptional regulator — encoded protein: MPIIQSVERALRILDLFDEHTTELKITDISELMGLHKSTIHSLLKTLQEYGYIKQNSENGKYGLGMKLFERGNYVIQSLDIRHIAKKYLVDLSLKTGQTAHLVILDGKEGVYVDKVEGPMAVILYSRIGRRIPLHCSAVGKALIAFKKEEEIQKVLNGYDYFKKTENTITNKADFMLELEKVRTRGYAIDNQENEPGVRCIAVPVRNNENETIAAISLSTLVARVDETQLEEFAAQLKAVGSELSEQMGFGILLR
- a CDS encoding UxaA family hydrolase — its product is MEWNNEKTFWGYRRSDGRVGVRNHVLILPTITCATQAAKQITELVHGTVSFIHQHGCAQVGVDYDQTFRTYVGMGTNPNVYGVVVLGLGCETHQARSVAGELAKTGKPVEVVSIQDHGGTLGAIAEGSKIAAKMVQDASAQMRELCDFSELVIGTECGGSDACSGLSANPAVGVVSDMLVDHGGTAILAETTELIGAEHLLAQRAADDRTAKRVYEVIGAMENRAIKMGVDIRTGNPSPGNIKGGLSSLEEKSLGASNKSGSRPLQEVIDYAQAPSKKGLVWMDTPGHDIEQLTGMVAGGAQIVLFTTGRGTPTGSPIAPVIKIATNTRMFEEMGDNMDLNAGTIIEGKESIESVGRHILDEIELVASGKFTKAEILKQHDFGIWRIGPTF
- a CDS encoding fumarylacetoacetate hydrolase family protein, whose translation is MRIIRYVNENSVAILAALTKEGKVYPLPQADFMKLVQQANDQNLSLLAFVESAVLGVDPISHSVESLSLLVPIEAPEVWASGVTYERSRDARNFESSEGEIESVTFYDKVYDAERPEIFMKSTAARTVGPNDEVCLRSDSHWQIPEPELGLVINSKGEILGYTIGNDMSCRDIEGENPLYLPQAKVWKHSCSIGPAVLLAETVQDPYQFEITCRIYRGGLKVVEEKASTRQLKRTFDELVSYLLKDNQIFDGTVLLTGTCIIPPNEFTLADGDRIEIEISDIGVLQNPVRLANPAIPTS
- a CDS encoding DUF1349 domain-containing protein gives rise to the protein MSDSIILIDEFNNTEIDKNLEWYSPPKEWELNPERSNLMIKTDKQTDFWQKTHYGFQADNGHFLYYELHGDFRLTTKVKSKPKNRYDQAGLMVRFSNNTWLKTSVEYIPDGHSKLGVVVTNQGYSDWSSQEFSEDDTSLFYRITRRENNYYVDYSLDGTSWSQIRMTHLVEETDNIKVGIYACSPQGEGCEAEFDFIKIENINNDTKVY
- a CDS encoding MFS transporter gives rise to the protein MLSIALLSVSYAGLTTAACAIWSLPGDVAPPNMTSIAGGLQNCVSNIGGILGPIVTGFIITSTHSFIPALLVSGAVTLAGALTYLFWLGKVEPIIPGVDSPSSQLSL
- a CDS encoding MFS transporter; amino-acid sequence: MGKRTGKRTRVRWNIAILMWAAIAINYLDRTVLSATTPALMEEFGLDAAQMGIIMSAFFWSYALFQIPAGWLADKVGQRFSLAFCVAWWSIATALTALSQGLKSLLIFRVLLGIGEAGAYPSNAGVTAKWFPDKERTRVSAIFDSGSKVGTALAMPLVVWLMTMFGWKVPFIVSGLLGLIWVVIWWAYYRDPEKHMYVNQDELTYIRDGQVKKEGLNQTKSMKWYELLKYRNIQAMCVGFFMLNYAIYFFITWFPAYLVQERGFELMKMGWVSMIPPLVGLVAELIAGWFSDHLYSKGYSLTFVRKLSLVGGMLLATMIAFPDWLIPQCFPLLYCLFLMPV
- the gucD gene encoding alpha-ketoglutaric semialdehyde dehydrogenase GucD — encoded protein: MTTTTQVKTYLNYINGTWVASLSDNVVTSINPANRNEIVGRIQSSTEEDVDKAVFAAKQAQKAWQKLSGAERGNYLYKIADQLERRLDEIAESMTREMGKTFPEAKGETMRGIAILRYYAGEGMRKVGDVIPSTDSEALMFTTRVPLGVVGVISPWNFPVAIPIWKMAPALIYGNTVVIKPAMEATVTAAKVVECMDKAGIPAGVVNMVTGAGSVVGAAIANHTNVNGITFTGSNVTGKQIGHAALARGAKYQLEMGGKNPVIIAADSDLDLAVEGTISGGLRSTGQKCTATSRVFVQAEVYDAFKDKLLEKVKEITIGNGMEEGTWMGPCASESQMNTVLSYIEKGKAEGATLIFGGGYCDEKGTEDGFYVSPTIFENVTNDMVIAQEEIFGPVLALIKVKTIEEALTLANDVEFGLSASIYTKDIGTMLSFINETDAGLVRINAETAGVELQAPFGGMKQSSSHSREQGQAAIEFFTSIKTVFVKA
- a CDS encoding UxaA family hydrolase, whose product is MNTDFRTVMMKPHDNVAVALMSLPAGSHVQVACQDERFFIEMKGTIEFGHKFAVKPISKGEDILKYGEVIGAATKDIEPGEHVHIHNLEGKRGRGDKVGVE